gtaaatatatttaacataaaagtacaaataaactTTGATGAATGCTAAACTTGTTTGAATATAGCAAATATTTCCTTAAAGGATAAAtattaattgtttaaaatatttaaaaaattgttttaatattgtCTTTCGCTAGGAACACCAATAATCAGCTCCCAACCTTTTTAGTTAAATGActatgtttttgtgtatgtgtgtgtgtgagagagagatcagcTGATTCATTGATTGATTTGTACATACAAGAGATTACCTCTAGCAAGGGTTTAGGTATCTGAGTGTCAAGTCATTATACAACATTaaggctgtcctttgttgttttggcTGTGTGTGTTTCGAATGGTGCTGagtgtgaatgaataaaatgtgaatCCAAAAGTGCATTTGAATGTGTTGcgatgttattttttattgaacTGCCCCCGAATCGCCTTCTAGGACAAATACGGTGTTCTCTTATCTCATTAGAGAACCACTGTAGACATAATTCAGTTATAAAATCAGTTAAAATTGACTTCTAGATACATATGTACTAAAAttctacacacaaacatgcatacatgtaaGCTCAGTACCTGAGAGTATGGTGCACATGCATTCCTGCctacccacaaacacacaagaataataaaaattgtatatatatataaactttaactGTTCTTTCAGAGATTTGTGAAAGAATTTAGaatgagaaaacaatttattgatTAATCAGATGGGTTTTACCAGCACTTTACAGGCATTATAATTGGCAATTTGAAGACAATAtatatgaatattatttttattttcagactgCAGCagagaaaaaatttcttttggaaGTTGGCTGTGGTGTGGGCAACTTCATATTCCCTTTGTTAGAAGCAGGTGGAGACAAATCAGTTTTTATATATGCCTGTGATTTTTCTAAAAGAGCAGTGCAGTTTGTGAAGGTAAAATTAGTTATCAGCTTTTGGGTACAGGCTGATCAGTGTTTAGAGAAGGCTAATCTGTTGGACCAAAATTATTCCTTGATTAACTTGAAGGAAGTGAAATTAGTTCTAAAGGAAATGTTCTGTTTTGaacaaaattttgatttattttccttttccttgGCCTTTAATAACATGTAACCTGACACTTTTTTATGTATCCAATAACTTCATTTTCATTAGgatatatttttgaatatttctttttgcatgATGATCACAGGTTGTtcacatgaattttatttacagGACCATCCCAGTTATGACAGCAGTTCCTGTAAAGTGTTCCAAGCAGACATTACAAATGACATCTCAGAGTTTGTTCCCATGGACTGCATAAATGTTGCTACAATGATCTTTGTATTGTCTGCCATACACCCAGACAAAATGGTGCAGGCTTTGATTAATGTATTTAAGGTAAGGGATTAATTTagtgtctttgtttctttataatGATGTGACATacatttcaaatgcattttctatCCAGTATTTATTACAAGAActtattattagtattttgttgtatatatatTGATCTACAGCTTAAAGTATTTAAGCTAATTTTGATAATCAGTACTCCTACTTTTAGTCTTTACACATCTCTCAAACATCCCATCACCTGTTCAATACACAAGTACTTATTTAGAAACTTTATGTAATGTGTGATTGTACTTAAATATACgctgtcatatttttttatgtagtcatggaactgatgtattgtccactgatgtattgtccttgatgcgggcgtgtgtgtgtgtgggtgtgtgtgtgctcacttctgccattgctgatgtctttgatttttactctgactgcttgcatgctggaagacaaatctccttttctggacaataaagtaaTCTTATTACTTGGGTTAAAATCATCTTTTATAATTGCTTCATTCAGGTTTTAAAGCCAGGTGGTTTTCTGCTTTTTCGAGACTATGGTCTGTATGATCATGCCATGTTACGGTTTGAACCAGGACATAAACTGTCAGAAAACTTTTATGTGAGGCAAGATGGGACACGTGCATTCTACTTTTCTATTGGTAAGCTCTCTTTGTCTGTGAAAAcgtctttttttcaaagactgGTAAATGTGCCTTTAATCTGGTCTTGACTGAAAACTTAAAGGACATAGAGActaaaagcttattttttaacaacagaaaaactGCAAGAAATTGCTGAGAGTGCAGGCTTCAAAGTGGTGGAGATCCATTATGTGAAGAGAGAGACTGTCAACAGGAAAGAAAGTATTTGTGTTCCCAGGATATTTGTGCAAGCCAAATTTTCCAAGCCTTTGTCACCACCTGAGATACATCTTCCTGAAAGACCTGTGATACAAGAGAAAGATCAGGCAAATAGTGCTTGTCTTGAAGCAAAGAGGTGCAATGGAAATGCAAATGATAGAATTGATagctaacaaataaaaagaaacttgttaATTCTGAGATGTGATTCAGATATGCAGTGTGCTAGCATGCACACGAACAAGTGTTTGGAAAACGGCAACATGAATGGCTGCATATCTGAATGCATGCAAGTCTGTGAATATGTTTGACATGAACtatatcatttttgttttgtttcatttgtgatGCAAAACATactaaagacattaaatatatatctacacacgtCTTCTTTCACCTTTGACTCATTTTATCTTATGTCCTGTTTTGTGCGGGGTATAAAGTGGCAGTTTTTAAACTACAATTTCttcaagattattttatttagttctcTTAAGTCTTTGTTGAAAAGGAAAAGCTCTGAATGCTTTCAATAGTTGGGGTTGGAGTGACGTTAACTGTATGACTGGGTAGAACTACaccatttttgtatatttttaacctTTAGTGAGAGGCCCTGAGTTCATATCTTGTCTTGGGACACTGGCTATAGTGATCTGTATGTACGTATAGGCTGTCCATCGATGATTTTCCTTGGTTTCTCACTTCACCATGGGACTGATGGTTCTACTTTCAGGATTTTCGCTTAAAGTTTTTGGCTTTTAGCAAACCCCCAAATAAACTCTATACATTGTTTACATTCCCTAGCAATACATTCTAATCTTGTACTTCATGTTGCTCAATGTGCCTATATACCTATCTCCCCGTCCATTGTCATTTACCTAATGTTCGTTTATCATTACTAGTCAGCGCAGAGTACGACCTATCTTGGTCATGCTAGTATAcagattattgttattattaactcAAATGTTGGTGGGATGATGACAATGTTTTACAGACaaggaagagggaaaaaaaattatttgtcagAAGTGGGATTCGAACCCACGCCTGGAGAACCAGACTGCGACCTGAACGCAGCGCCTTGGACCGCTCGGCCATCCTGACACATAATGAGTCGCAGTCTCTTAAAGCTTATATTATGTACTTCTCTGTGGCACTCCCGTTTCATGATCTAAACATGCGTGTATCCAGCAACTTTcgtgataaagaaataaagcagcGAATGGTTCATTTTCTATAATTGTGTCCACCCtgcaaaaagaaagtaaacaatatcagtTGCGCACAGCTTGTCATAGCAAAGGTGCATTATATGTCGACGAGAACTACTACTCATCAGACTCAATACGCTCTTcggtatttattttatgtgggTTTCGTTTTTTAAACCGCGTCAGTACTGATACTAAACGATCGATGATTTGTGGACATTTTTTCACTCTCCAACGAGTCATAGAAGAGAAAAGTAACGTAACCGGGTGTCTCCAATCTGGCGTCCAGTCCACTTCTTTGTCAGCTACCCTTTCCTCTGCCTCGTCGACATCCTCCCTGGTCTTGGTTAGGGTGTCGTGTCGATCTTGGGCCTGAAATGTTTGGGTTTTGCAGTTCAATGTCAAAGCGAATGCGAGGACTGCACCTTCAGTTTAAAGCTTATGCTTTATAAAACACTGTCAATTGTAGACACTATCGATAATTACCGCGTCCGGATATGCCTGTTGATACTCGATTTGAAGCGTTCGGCAGCAAAATAAAGTCGATCTGGTTATGGATTGAATTATTGGAGTGTCATGTCGCTTGAcgtgaatttttcttttgaagatgCTGAGTCAACCTGCAGACGAGCGAACTTAAGAAGCCGCAGACTTAACTTACCCGCCCTACTGTGCATAGATGTCTGGACTCACTTTTGCATTGAAATCCCCGATCACGGCGAGGATATCTTTCTGGGAACTGTTTTGATCACTTGTTCTATCTGTTCATagaatttttcatttcatcacTGTGCGTAGAACTAGGAGCGTACGCCCGAATGATTATGCAATATTTAGGCCTGGAAGTTATGAGAATACAGATTAGCGGAGAAGCTGAGGACTGCTACCTCTTTGTGGAGAGAAACTCCATACTATGCATTAAGATCTTTTCCACTCAACCACGGTTTGTGGTATTTGTCCGTAAATGTCTCTTCAAATCCAGTCCACCGTACCTCTGCCAGTCCCACCCATATCGCTTGAACTCTCGGGTGAGCTCACGCACTTTGCCAAACTGGTTAAGCCTAATATATTACACATTCCAATTGGTCTCGTTTTGGAAGATCTTTTCCTTCATCGGTGTCAGCTCTGCTCTTAGGTTCTGATGGGGCAGACCGTCCTGTAAGAGGTGGGCCATGATGCAGGATCTCATTAGGGGCTCTCCACAATGTGGAACTtggtgtatatgtatatatgacgTCCGATTATGGAATAGTAATCCATCCTCCATAAGTTTCCTGTTCTCTTGTCTAGACCACACATTGAGTGTTATTGAAGccatcttttattttgcttgacTTTGATTATTGTCTTGTCTCAGCAAAGCTGACTTGAGGGCCTATAGGGCCCGCTTCCTCCGCCAGCCTGTCAGCTGTCATACTGAGAGGGGATCCACTGCTTAGTTGATTGTTGTAGGCTTCTCCAGTTATCGAGATCTAATGTACATGTTAAGATACTATCTCTGCTTTTAAATGcaacaaaatcatttcacaCAGCTTTTAACATTTGTTGCTCTCTTCAAGCAccacaaatgtctttttttttttttttttttactctgaaGCAAGCTTGTTCCTCAGTAAATACATTAAACATTTATATCCTAGGTACAATACTACCACAGTGCATCTCTGTCAATAGTAATAAGTCTTTTGTTCTGaatatataacaaaatgtaaCTGACTAAATCATACTCATGGGCTGTCTGCAGATAATTGCATGACAGGTTTAGATCTTCCATAATTTCAGATGAAAGCACTTGCTGGAAGTACACTCAGAAAGCCAAAATGAAACAGGAGTAAAAATTTGAAGTTTAAAATTCTAACATCAACAAGATGCAATAACATTATACAAATAGCATTTTATCACGCTGTAGTACAAGCATGGCAAAGATGTATCAAGACTGCTTACTAATATTCATATATAGGCTACTTCAGGATTCTAATGCAAACTTTAAatcaagaaataatataaaagatgTGGGGAAAACAATAGTACTTGCTGAATgttccaaataaaaatattatgatatGCAATATGCACTAAGCAGGTCTTGGGatgctttataaaaaatatggtGGTTTCATCCTAAAAATatgttaagaaaacaaaaatagggaAAATGctccatacacacaaaaatacttgCAAACCGTATCAGAGATTTACAGGCTACAACATAGCTACTGTAGGTATTCTCTGGTTGTCTATGGTGGCATAACAGACAAGAAAGGTGCCatctttgaaaactttttatgcAGTAAAGGTTGCCAACCCACCAAAACTAATGACACTATTGCTATCATGACTACTGCAAGCAATCTGCAAATTCCAtctgaagttttatttaaaaaatatttaggaatGATTGGTTTCACATTCCATAATTAGCACAATTATACTGCTACAAGTGAACTGTGTAATGGTCAGCAAACAAGAGGAGACTTACATGTGGCTTGAGGCTTGATGCAGTGGCTTACTaatttaaattcttgtgctGTAGgcctttgttatttttgttattgttatttatcatcctattattaaataatcattatctAAACAGCATTAATCTCAGCATGATATTTGTTCAAgtaaatttctttgaaaatagcaataaatgggaaatattctgtttttctcagTATTATACTATTTAAATCATTCATCTGACACACATTCAAAGCTCATATACAAGGAACCTATGAGTCTGACAAGCTACAACGAGATTTGATTG
This sequence is a window from Pomacea canaliculata isolate SZHN2017 linkage group LG5, ASM307304v1, whole genome shotgun sequence. Protein-coding genes within it:
- the LOC112565362 gene encoding methyltransferase-like protein 6, encoding MSSAEPASIAGHVARVLTVEEVTRLQKDKIIVSDFKQSKLEKEAEKNWDLFYKRNTTKFFKDRHWTKREFEELLSDTAAEKKFLLEVGCGVGNFIFPLLEAGGDKSVFIYACDFSKRAVQFVKDHPSYDSSSCKVFQADITNDISEFVPMDCINVATMIFVLSAIHPDKMVQALINVFKVLKPGGFLLFRDYGLYDHAMLRFEPGHKLSENFYVRQDGTRAFYFSIEKLQEIAESAGFKVVEIHYVKRETVNRKESICVPRIFVQAKFSKPLSPPEIHLPERPVIQEKDQANSACLEAKRCNGNANDRIDS